In Paenibacillus sp. J23TS9, a single genomic region encodes these proteins:
- a CDS encoding glycosyltransferase family A protein, producing the protein MIAFIITRGSQLNALQTELSLRDALPEITPVRLPVLDTAAKLNDILATYDEPFFLTFYAGDTIKPAFKEQLQQWQTEMVHDLAGIIIQPLPAVHFEESQKFECVGAILWRTANVIAEPNNGFTERSHLPFDLYVLIDKQFQLLNSYSWLFVTTDTIVPSKADILHWKNNDIEKKELMLLLKNLYAQGDHQQDKTLNPLISIVLCTYNNANYLPWAIRSVLAQSYKNWELIIVDDRSTDGTQALLNTLEKDPRIQCLIQEHNQGKAACLNRALMKIKGSWLLELDADDWLTVDCLQKLADEACGMEPVDVIYADHHEWTERLNGQLIYRGVNSPPTLTYQGLLEKGLAIAPRMFLTKSLKDGNGWNTSAPWNGRLYEDIEILARFAKTETLHYIPLPLYNRRIRSSSITHIHTQEFKKWSSWMLDQNF; encoded by the coding sequence ATGATTGCATTTATTATCACTAGAGGCAGCCAATTGAATGCGCTCCAAACCGAACTTTCTCTTCGGGACGCACTTCCCGAAATAACCCCCGTGCGGCTGCCAGTACTGGATACTGCTGCGAAATTAAACGATATTTTAGCAACCTATGATGAACCATTTTTTCTTACCTTTTATGCAGGCGATACCATTAAACCTGCTTTTAAAGAACAGCTTCAGCAATGGCAGACCGAAATGGTGCATGACTTGGCCGGGATCATTATTCAACCCCTTCCCGCAGTACACTTCGAAGAATCACAGAAGTTTGAATGCGTTGGCGCTATCTTATGGCGTACGGCTAACGTAATAGCAGAACCCAATAATGGTTTTACCGAACGAAGCCATCTCCCCTTTGATCTTTATGTACTTATAGATAAGCAATTTCAGCTTCTGAACTCTTACTCATGGCTATTTGTAACAACGGATACGATCGTACCATCAAAGGCTGACATCCTGCATTGGAAGAACAACGACATAGAGAAAAAAGAATTGATGCTCCTGCTTAAGAATCTTTACGCACAAGGAGATCACCAACAGGATAAAACACTAAATCCATTAATATCCATCGTTTTGTGTACGTATAATAATGCGAACTACTTGCCATGGGCTATCCGGTCCGTTCTCGCCCAATCTTATAAGAATTGGGAACTTATTATCGTTGACGACCGATCGACCGACGGAACCCAAGCGCTTCTAAACACACTTGAAAAAGACCCGCGGATTCAATGCTTGATCCAAGAACATAACCAAGGAAAAGCAGCATGCCTGAATAGAGCCCTAATGAAGATCAAGGGCAGCTGGCTGCTCGAGCTCGATGCTGACGACTGGCTGACTGTGGACTGCTTGCAGAAGCTTGCTGATGAAGCTTGCGGTATGGAACCCGTTGATGTAATCTATGCGGATCATCATGAATGGACAGAGCGCCTAAATGGACAGCTCATCTACCGGGGAGTCAATTCTCCACCCACCCTCACATATCAGGGTCTTCTTGAAAAAGGCTTAGCGATTGCTCCCCGAATGTTTCTCACCAAATCGCTTAAGGATGGTAACGGCTGGAACACTTCTGCACCTTGGAATGGAAGATTGTACGAGGATATTGAAATACTTGCCCGGTTTGCAAAAACAGAAACATTGCATTACATCCCTCTCCCACTATATAACCGGCGGATCCGCAGCAGCAGTATTACGCATATCCATACACAGGAATTCAAAAAGTGGAGTTCCTGGATGCTGGATCAGAACTTCTAA